In Salvia miltiorrhiza cultivar Shanhuang (shh) unplaced genomic scaffold, IMPLAD_Smil_shh fragScaff_scaffold_178_2, whole genome shotgun sequence, a genomic segment contains:
- the LOC131002740 gene encoding LOW QUALITY PROTEIN: pentatricopeptide repeat-containing protein At1g71060, mitochondrial-like (The sequence of the model RefSeq protein was modified relative to this genomic sequence to represent the inferred CDS: inserted 1 base in 1 codon), with amino-acid sequence MHLKDFRRNITKSLLKSSHTPPYSTILTQLNPTQSYTSPLYRRNHILFPSNPLLPVHFPQKTPSFAVQRCNFVNVPARAVTVCKNAQVKLKADFETAQQAEVICKLVSAIGNSQNVEAAMNSATSTDCLSPNVVLEVLKRLNNGGIMALSFFRWAEKKKGFQHSSECYNCLIESLGKIKQFKMVWLLVDEMKLKGLLCADTFALISRRLARARKVKEAIETFERMERKYGMKPELQDYNRLLDTLSKSRQVERAQMVFDKWKNTRFMPDLKSYTIMLEGWGQERNFLRLDEVFREMKEDGFEPDVVTYGILINAYCKGGKYDDAVRLYYEMEGKNIKATPHIYCTLINGLGSVKRLNEAVKFYELCKGSGCDVEAPTYNALVGAYCKSWRMHDAYKVVDEMRKCGVGPNTRTYDIILNNLVKLQRSKEAYGVFQRMKGEMGCEPSVSTYEIMVRMFCNEGRTDMAMQIWGQMKARGVLPGMHMFSALIDSLCNERRIDAACKYFHEMLEMGVRPPDRMFKQLKQFLVKEGKXDIVIIFAHKIEKLRKSPFVG; translated from the exons ATGCATCTAAAAGATTTCCGGAGAAATATAACGAAATCCCTGTTAAAATCCTCTCATACACCACCTTATTCCACAATTCTCACCCAATTAAATCCCACACAGAGCTACACATCACCCCTATATCGCCGAAATCACATCTTATTTCCCTCAAATCCTTTACTCCCAGTACATTTCCCACAAAAAACCCCAAGTTTTGCAGTGCAAAGGTGCAATTTTGTCAATGTTCCAGCGAGGGCGGTAACTGTTTGTAAAAATGCCCAAGTAAAGCTTAAAGCAGATTTTGAAACCGCGCAACAAGCAGAAGTGATCTGTAAGCTAGTATCCGCGATTGGGAATTCGCAAAATGTAGAAGCCGCCATGAATTCTGCTACTTCGACTGATTGTCTGTCTCCAAATGTGGTTCTTGAAGTGTTAAAGAGATTAAACAATGGTGGAATCATGGCGCTGTCCTTTTTCCGGTGGGCGGAGAAGAAAAAAGGTTTTCAGCACAGTTCAGAATGCTACAACTGTCTAATTGAGTCATTGGGGAAAATCAAACAGTTCAAAATGGTGTGGTTATTGGTGGATGAGATGAAACTGAAAGGCCTGCTTTGTGCTGACACATTTGCCCTGATTTCGCGGAGGCTAGCGAGGGCGAGGAAGGTAAAAGAGGCTATAGAGACGTTTGAGAGGATGGAGAGAAAGTATGGAATGAAGCCTGAGCTGCAGGACTACAATAGATTGCTCGACACATTAAGCAAATCTAGGCAAGTGGAGAGGGCCCAAATGGTGTTCGACAAATGGAAAAACACGAGGTTTATGCCCGACCTCAAATCATACACGATCATGTTGGAGGGGTGGGGTCAAGAGCGCAACTTCCTAAGGCTTGATGAGGTTTTTCGCGAGATGAAGGAGGATGGATTTGAGCCTGATGTTGTGACTTATGGGATTCTTATCAATGCTTACTGCAAAGGAGGAAAGTATGATGATGCTGTAAGATTATACTATGAGATGGAAGGAAAGAATATTAAGGCAACGCCTCATATATATTGTACCTTGATAAATGGTTTGGGGTCCGTAAAGAGGTTGAACGAAGCTGTCAAGTTCTACGAATTATGCAAGGGCAGCGGCTGTGATGTCGAGGCTCCCACATATAATGCTTTGGTGGGTGCTTATTGCAAGTCATGGAGGATGCATGATGCTTATAAGGTAGTTGATGAGATGAGGAAATGTGGAGTCGGGCCTAACACGCGAACATAtgatataatccttaataatcTTGTAAAACTTCAGAGAAGCAAAGAGGCGTATGGTGTTTTTCAGAGGATGAAAGGGGAGATGGGGTGTGAGCCGAGTGTGAGCACATACGAGATCATGGTGAGGATGTTCTGCAACGAAGGGCGCACGGATATGGCAATGCAAATATGGGGGCAGATGAAGGCGAGGGGCGTGCTCCCGGGGATGCACATGTTTTCAGCATTGATTGATAGCTTATGCAATGAAAGGAGGATAGATGCTGCCTGCAAATATTTTCATGAGATGCTGGAAATGGGCGTGCGGCCTCCAGATCGCATGTTCAAGCAGCTGAAGCAGTTTCTTGTTAAAGAGGGGA CAGACATTGTCATTATCTTTGCTCACAAAATTGAGAAGCTGAGGAAATCCCCTTTTGTTGGTTGA
- the LOC131002741 gene encoding putative fasciclin-like arabinogalactan protein 20, giving the protein MASLKLVLPLLFLFALSTAAQPSPAPLPPPPPPPPSSLSDAVETLANSGYMAMSLTLEEIKLPSSPLTIFSPPDASFSSGGQPSLAHLLLHFSPVSLSPAALLSFPFSTPIPSLSPSKHLIVTSIQSHKISIHNVGVSGVPLLDDGFVLVYAVDDFFDLNFTLPFSIPAPKPEFLRCTKLETLSRFRDAAGVLKTRGHSIMASFLELQLLGFLDDRGGDDWTVFAPADQELVEFSGDFLEYSSLLTRHVAPCKMGWLDLEGSDGSTAPILNVKGFALNISKDRDDQMLMVNGVEIAFPDMYESERLVIHGIKGVIALPELDADQELLEEFPAQQS; this is encoded by the coding sequence ATGGCGTCTCTGAAACTAGTCCTTCCACTCCTCTTCCTCTTCGCCCTCTCTACCGCCGCCCAACCATCTCCGGCTCCgcttcctccgccgccgccgccgcctccttctTCGTTGTCGGATGCGGTGGAGACTCTGGCGAACTCGGGGTACATGGCCATGTCATTGACCCTGGAAGAGATCAAGCTCCCGTCGAGTCCTCTGACCATATTCTCCCCTCCCGACGCCTCCTTCAGCTCCGGCGGTCAGCCCTCTCTCGCTCATCTCCTCCTCCACTTCTCCCCCGTGTCCCTCTCCCCCGCCGCTCTCCTCTCCTTCCCCTTCTCCACCCCCATCCCCTCCCTCTCCCCCTCCAAACACCTCATCGTCACCTCCATCCAATCCCACAAGATCTCCATCCACAACGTCGGCGTCTCCGGCGTCCCGCTCCTCGACGACGGCTTCGTCCTGGTCTACGCCGTCGACGATTTCTTCGATCTCAACTTCACCCTCCCCTTCTCCATCCCCGCGCCCAAACCCGAATTCTTGCGCTGCACCAAGCTGGAGACGCTCTCCCGCTTCCGCGATGCTGCCGGAGTTCTCAAGACGAGGGGGCACTCCATCATGGCCTCCTTTCTTGAGCTGCAGCTTCTCGGGTTCCTCGACGACCGCGGCGGCGATGACTGGACTGTGTTCGCGCCGGCCGATCAAGAACTGGTGGAGTTTTCTGGGGATTTTCTTGAGTACTCCTCCCTGCTGACGAGGCACGTGGCGCCCTGCAAAATGGGGTGGCTTGATCTTGAAGGATCCGACGGTAGCACGGCACCAATCTTGAATGTCAAGGGGTTTGCTTTGAATATCAGCAAGGATAGAGACGATCAGATGTTGATGGTCAATGGGGTTGAGATTGCGTTTCCAGACATGTATGAGAGTGAGAGGCTGGTCATTCATGGGATCAAAGGGGTCATTGCGCTGCCGGAGCTAGACGCCGACCAAGAGTTGCTGGAGGAGTTTCCGGCGCAACAAAGCTGA